The following coding sequences are from one Nicotiana tomentosiformis chromosome 3, ASM39032v3, whole genome shotgun sequence window:
- the LOC104097818 gene encoding uncharacterized protein isoform X1, translated as MAATTRDALGDEETQFSSIPKQVCLLFPIPKIDEENKKKAPLTLSQRLGLPDFVSPDVWRASVGELLGTAVLVFMLDNIVISTLESDVKMPNLIMSILAAITITILLLAVFPVSGGHLNPVISCSATLVGIISMSRAIIYIVAQCIGAALGALALKAVVSSSIEQTFSLGGCTLTVILPGPNGPITVGLETAQAFWLEIFCTFVFLFASVWMAYDHRQAKSLGLVTVMSIVGLVLGLLVFISTTVTGKKGYAGAGMNPARCFGAALVRGGHLWNGHWIFWVGPAIACWAFYLYTKIIPPQHFHADGYKHDFVGVIKALFGSDA; from the exons ATGGCTGCCACTACTAGAGATGCTTTGGGTGATGAAGAAACCCAATTCTCCTCTATACCAAAGCAAGTGTGCCTTCTTTTCCCAATTCCTAA GATAGATgaagaaaacaagaagaaagCTCCTCTTACACTGTCGCAAAGGCTGGGCTTGCCTGACTTCGTTTCTCCGGAT GTATGGCGAGCATCGGTGGGAGAGCTTCTGGGCACGGCAGTTCTAGTTTTCATGTTGGACAACATAGTTATTTCTACCCTCGAAAGTGATGTTAAAATGCCAAATTTAATCATGTCAATTCTCGCTGCAATTACGATCACCATTCTACTCCTTGCCGTGTTCCCGGTGTCTGGCGGCCACCTCAATCCGGTCATTTCCTGCTCCGCCACCCTTGTCGGAATTATCTCCATGTCAAGAGCCATAATTTACATTGTGGCACAGTGTATCGGCGCTGCTTTAGGTGCACTAGCGCTCAAAGCAGTGGTCAGCAGTAGTATTGAACAAACTTTCTCACTTGGTGGTTGCACTCTCACGGTAATATTACCAGGCCCAAATGGCCCAATTACTGTGGGCCTAGAGACGGCCCAAGCCTTTTGGCTAGAGATCTTTTGCacatttgtatttttatttgCTTCAGTTTGGATGGCCTATGATCATCGTCAAGCCAAGTCACTAGGGCTTGTCACTGTCATGTCCATCGTTGGGCTCGTATTAGGCCTACTTGTGTTCATCTCGACCACCGTCACTGGAAAAAAGGGGTACGCCGGAGCTGGGATGAATCCAGCGAGGTGTTTTGGAGCAGCTCTTGTTAGAGGAGGCCATCTCTGGAATGGACATTGGATATTTTGGGTTGGGCCTGCAATTGCTTGTTGGGCCTTCTATTTGTACACTAAGATCATCCCACCACAGCATTTCCATGCAGATGGTTACAAACATGATTTCGTTGGCGTTATCAAGGCTTTGTTTGGATCAGACGCTTGA
- the LOC138907546 gene encoding uncharacterized protein, whose protein sequence is MSVIVSLSAKNKIGLVDGTCPKPADSSPHIKQWSICNNMLNKSFRTVNGTKVFEIKKELASTMQGALDIASYFNKLKKLWDELRVIRNNKVNTCACPIKAEILKEEEEDKVHQFLMGLNDIYVGVKSNILMLQPLSSLENAYNILLQDEKQRQVNPGS, encoded by the exons ATGAGTGTCATTGTGTCCTTATCTGCTAAAAATAAGATTGGATTAGTTGATGGCACTTGTCCCAAACCGGCGGACAGTTCACCACATATTAAACAGTGGAGCATATGTAACAACATG TTAAATAAAAGTTTTAGGACTGTAAATGGGACCAAGGTTTTTGAAATAAAGAAAGAGCTTGCTTCCACTATGCAAGGAGCTCTTGACATAGCATCCTACTTCAATAAACTTAAGAAATTATGGGATGAACTAAGAGTAATTCGCAATAATAAGGTAAATACATGTGCATGTCCCATTAAGGCTGAAATTCtgaaagaggaagaagaggacAAAGTCCACCAGTTCCTTATGGGTCTAAATGACATATATGTTGGGGTTAAGAGTAACATATTAATGTTGCAACCACTTTCATCACTTGAAAATGCTTATAACATACTACTCCAAGATGAAAAACAAAGACAGGTTAATCCTGGTTCATAA
- the LOC104097818 gene encoding uncharacterized protein isoform X3: MLWVMKKPNSPLYQSKIDEENKKKAPLTLSQRLGLPDFVSPDVWRASVGELLGTAVLVFMLDNIVISTLESDVKMPNLIMSILAAITITILLLAVFPVSGGHLNPVISCSATLVGIISMSRAIIYIVAQCIGAALGALALKAVVSSSIEQTFSLGGCTLTVILPGPNGPITVGLETAQAFWLEIFCTFVFLFASVWMAYDHRQAKSLGLVTVMSIVGLVLGLLVFISTTVTGKKGYAGAGMNPARCFGAALVRGGHLWNGHWIFWVGPAIACWAFYLYTKIIPPQHFHADGYKHDFVGVIKALFGSDA; this comes from the exons ATGCTTTGGGTGATGAAGAAACCCAATTCTCCTCTATACCAAAGCAA GATAGATgaagaaaacaagaagaaagCTCCTCTTACACTGTCGCAAAGGCTGGGCTTGCCTGACTTCGTTTCTCCGGAT GTATGGCGAGCATCGGTGGGAGAGCTTCTGGGCACGGCAGTTCTAGTTTTCATGTTGGACAACATAGTTATTTCTACCCTCGAAAGTGATGTTAAAATGCCAAATTTAATCATGTCAATTCTCGCTGCAATTACGATCACCATTCTACTCCTTGCCGTGTTCCCGGTGTCTGGCGGCCACCTCAATCCGGTCATTTCCTGCTCCGCCACCCTTGTCGGAATTATCTCCATGTCAAGAGCCATAATTTACATTGTGGCACAGTGTATCGGCGCTGCTTTAGGTGCACTAGCGCTCAAAGCAGTGGTCAGCAGTAGTATTGAACAAACTTTCTCACTTGGTGGTTGCACTCTCACGGTAATATTACCAGGCCCAAATGGCCCAATTACTGTGGGCCTAGAGACGGCCCAAGCCTTTTGGCTAGAGATCTTTTGCacatttgtatttttatttgCTTCAGTTTGGATGGCCTATGATCATCGTCAAGCCAAGTCACTAGGGCTTGTCACTGTCATGTCCATCGTTGGGCTCGTATTAGGCCTACTTGTGTTCATCTCGACCACCGTCACTGGAAAAAAGGGGTACGCCGGAGCTGGGATGAATCCAGCGAGGTGTTTTGGAGCAGCTCTTGTTAGAGGAGGCCATCTCTGGAATGGACATTGGATATTTTGGGTTGGGCCTGCAATTGCTTGTTGGGCCTTCTATTTGTACACTAAGATCATCCCACCACAGCATTTCCATGCAGATGGTTACAAACATGATTTCGTTGGCGTTATCAAGGCTTTGTTTGGATCAGACGCTTGA
- the LOC104097820 gene encoding uncharacterized protein, whose product MIQPQRQYNQRVDFDQTKENLSNLFCKYCKNPGHLVDKCYKLHGFPPNFKFTKGKRVAANVTAESEFPTESNSHLSSPTPGTNSGAIVHYEGQRSGVPGLTQQQYTQLINLLQQSQLSDSISLSNLMASTNFAGPFSKEAFGAW is encoded by the exons ATGATTCAGCCTCAGAGACAGTATAATCAAAGGGTAGATTTTGATCAGACTAAGGAAAATCTGAGTAATCTCTTTTGTAAGTACTGCAAGAATCCTGGGCACTTAGTTGATAAGTGTTACAAGCTTCATGGGTTCCCTCCTAATTTCAAGTTTACTAAAGGCAAGAGAGTTGCAGCTAATGTTACTGCAGAAAGTGAGTTCCCCACTGAATCCAACTCTCATCTCTCTAGCCCTACTCCTGGTACCAACAGTGGTGCTATTGTACATTATGAGGGTCAAAGATCTGGAGTGCCTGGTTTGACACAGCAGCAGTACACTCAGCTGATAAATCTTCTTCAGCAATCCCAACTATCTGATTCCATCTCTCTATCCAATCTCATGGCATCTACCAATTTTGCTG GACCATTTTCTAAAGAAGCCTTTGGAGCTTGGTAG
- the LOC104097818 gene encoding uncharacterized protein isoform X2 codes for MAATTRDALGDEETQFSSIPKIDEENKKKAPLTLSQRLGLPDFVSPDVWRASVGELLGTAVLVFMLDNIVISTLESDVKMPNLIMSILAAITITILLLAVFPVSGGHLNPVISCSATLVGIISMSRAIIYIVAQCIGAALGALALKAVVSSSIEQTFSLGGCTLTVILPGPNGPITVGLETAQAFWLEIFCTFVFLFASVWMAYDHRQAKSLGLVTVMSIVGLVLGLLVFISTTVTGKKGYAGAGMNPARCFGAALVRGGHLWNGHWIFWVGPAIACWAFYLYTKIIPPQHFHADGYKHDFVGVIKALFGSDA; via the exons ATGGCTGCCACTACTAGAGATGCTTTGGGTGATGAAGAAACCCAATTCTCCTCTATACCAAA GATAGATgaagaaaacaagaagaaagCTCCTCTTACACTGTCGCAAAGGCTGGGCTTGCCTGACTTCGTTTCTCCGGAT GTATGGCGAGCATCGGTGGGAGAGCTTCTGGGCACGGCAGTTCTAGTTTTCATGTTGGACAACATAGTTATTTCTACCCTCGAAAGTGATGTTAAAATGCCAAATTTAATCATGTCAATTCTCGCTGCAATTACGATCACCATTCTACTCCTTGCCGTGTTCCCGGTGTCTGGCGGCCACCTCAATCCGGTCATTTCCTGCTCCGCCACCCTTGTCGGAATTATCTCCATGTCAAGAGCCATAATTTACATTGTGGCACAGTGTATCGGCGCTGCTTTAGGTGCACTAGCGCTCAAAGCAGTGGTCAGCAGTAGTATTGAACAAACTTTCTCACTTGGTGGTTGCACTCTCACGGTAATATTACCAGGCCCAAATGGCCCAATTACTGTGGGCCTAGAGACGGCCCAAGCCTTTTGGCTAGAGATCTTTTGCacatttgtatttttatttgCTTCAGTTTGGATGGCCTATGATCATCGTCAAGCCAAGTCACTAGGGCTTGTCACTGTCATGTCCATCGTTGGGCTCGTATTAGGCCTACTTGTGTTCATCTCGACCACCGTCACTGGAAAAAAGGGGTACGCCGGAGCTGGGATGAATCCAGCGAGGTGTTTTGGAGCAGCTCTTGTTAGAGGAGGCCATCTCTGGAATGGACATTGGATATTTTGGGTTGGGCCTGCAATTGCTTGTTGGGCCTTCTATTTGTACACTAAGATCATCCCACCACAGCATTTCCATGCAGATGGTTACAAACATGATTTCGTTGGCGTTATCAAGGCTTTGTTTGGATCAGACGCTTGA